DNA from Evansella sp. LMS18:
TTTTCAGCGAGTTTAATATCCTCAGGAGCGACATTTCGTATTCCCAGCGGTGCATTGTCCTGCCAGACAGGAGACTGCCCGTATATCCATCTGCTTAAAATCGTAGTTTTATAATAAGCATCCCAGCCATCAACATCTTTATCCGGTACTGCTTCCGCGTACCCTTTTTCCTGAGCCTCTTCCAAAGCAGAGGTAAATGGAGCTCTTTCTGCACGCATTTTTGTCAGGATATAATTTGAAGTTCCGTTAAGGATACCTTCAAGTTTGTCGATCGTATTTGTTTTAAGCGTATGCCTGAGTGTGTTCAGTAAAGGAATCCCCCCTGCTACAGCGGCTTCGTAGAGTAAATCTGCCCCTGATAGTTCAGCGAGTCTTTGAAGCTCTTCCCCGTGCTTTGCTACAAGCTCTTTATTAGCGGTTATGACAGATACACCACTCTCCAAAAGGGCCGCTGTATAAGGATAGCCAGTAGCTGCATCTGGAGTAGCCTCCACCACCGCATCAATTTGCTTATTATTTAATATACCATCAAAAGAGGTGGTGATTACCGTCTTACTGCTGACCTGTCTCGGCTTTTCCCCGTTTTTCACGAGAACAACAGGAACTTCAACATGGCGCCCTAACAGTGAAGCGAGCTTTTCTGATTTTTTTTCGATTGTCTCATAAACTCCTTCGCCTACTGTCCCAAAACCGATGATCGCAATTTTATAAGGTTTCAAGGTCATTGCCCGGATGCTCCTTTCTCCTGCTGCAGCTTTTCTATCTCTCTGTCTTTCAGTACACGTCTTAATATTTTCCCGCTGATTTTCGTTTTCGGAAGCTCATCAAGCACTTCAATTTCTTTAGGTGCAGCATGAGCGGCAAGCTCTGTTTTAACAAAGGCACGAATTTCCTGAACAAGCCCCGGCGATTCTGAATAACCTTCCCGCAGTGTAACGAAGGCTTTTATAATTGCGCCTCTTACTGGGTCTGGTTTACCAATAACGCCTGCTTCCGCAACAGCAGGATGCTCAATAAGCTTACTTTCCACCTCAAAGGGACCTACCCTTTCACCGGAAGTCTTGATTAAGTCATCATCCCGTCCGTTGAAAAATACATAGCCGTCTTCGTCCTGATAAGCTGTATCACCGGAGATATACCAGCCGTTCTCTGTAAAATAAGAACGGTATTTCGCTTCATTTTTCCAAATCTCTTTCATCAGCCCTGGCCATGGAGCTTTTACAGCCAGCTTTCCTGTTTCTCCTCTTGGAAGGGGCTCATTGTTTTCATCAAGGATTCCCACTTCAATCCCAGGAAAAGCACGTCCCATGGACCCTGGCTTAATTGGCTGGGAAGGAAGG
Protein-coding regions in this window:
- a CDS encoding homoserine dehydrogenase, which gives rise to MTLKPYKIAIIGFGTVGEGVYETIEKKSEKLASLLGRHVEVPVVLVKNGEKPRQVSSKTVITTSFDGILNNKQIDAVVEATPDAATGYPYTAALLESGVSVITANKELVAKHGEELQRLAELSGADLLYEAAVAGGIPLLNTLRHTLKTNTIDKLEGILNGTSNYILTKMRAERAPFTSALEEAQEKGYAEAVPDKDVDGWDAYYKTTILSRWIYGQSPVWQDNAPLGIRNVAPEDIKLAEKAGGRIKHIASLVKRGTEVHASVSPCFILDDHPLYSVEGVNNGINIEGSIVGSVLLQGPGAGKFPTASAVVEDLVNLLKNKHELLESKETEFLPHGLNKEAGDPAGEGNTVYFLAWEESGGINALPGEAVLWQSENEFGTSAAIVHFPGDSARGLEKFQRNGGRVYPLSTNNPVNTIRADISKEEEKKRLSYI